The genomic region TGGATGAAGCGCAGCAACTGGGGCTCAAGCCGCAGCTGACGCGGGTGCCGTATCTGTTCGAGTTGGGCATGGAACACGGCCCGAGTCAGACCGTCGACGCGCTGAGCGCCTGGTTGATGTCGCGCTACCCGGACAGTTGGTGCGTGAGCTCGGCCAAATCTTCGTTGCTCTGGTGCCGCCCGGCTCTGCCTGCGGTCGATAACGAACGGCTGCTGGAGAAGCTCGACGGCCTGGGCTGGAACATTTTGCGCATCGCCGTGGGCGGGCAGGCCGATGGCTTGTCGGGCTTGCGCCGCTGCTATCGGCGGGTCGGCGATTTGCTGGCTTATGGGCGTGATGTGCTGCCGCATTCGCGCTTGTTGATGCTGAACCGTTATCGGCTGCCGGTGATGCTCTGGCGGCACCGCGACGACGATGCGCTGGATGAACTGCTGCAGCCGCTGCGTAAAGTCATCGCCAAGGATGGCAACGGCCAGTTGCTGGCGACCCTGCGCAGTTGGTGCGAACACGACGGCCAGAGCCAGGCTTGCGCCGATGCCTTGGGCATCCATCGCAACAGTTTGCGTTATCGCATGGAGCGGATCGCCGAGTTGAGTGGGGTTGATCCGTTGCGGTTGGATGGGATGTTGGCGCTGTATCTGGGGGTTCAGCTTCTGCCGCAAACCGATTAGAGAGATGGTGATTGTAAGGACGCCTTCGCGGGCTGGCCCAATCGCTATCAATCCTGGGTTTTGTGAAAATGAACAATAATCCTCTTGCCCGCTTGTGCAGCGGACCGGCGTTATTGTTCAAGCCTGCTGGCAGCATGGACGCATTGGAACTGGAGAATTCGCATGAAAATCGTCATTGCCCCCGATTCGTTCAAGGACAGCCTCAGTGCCCAGGGGGTGGCCGATGCCATTGCGCAGGGGTTGGCGCAGGTCTGGCCAGACGCACAGTTGCTCAAGTGCCCGATGGCTGATGGCGGCGAAGGCACGGTCGAATCGATTCTGGCCGCATGCGACGGCGAACTGCGCCGCACCCGTGTTCGCGGGCCATTGGGCGCCACGGTCGATGCCGCTTGGGGCTGGCTGGCGCAGAGTCATACCGCGATTATCGAAATGGCCGAGGCCAGTGGCTTGCAATTGGTGCCACTTAACCTGCGTGATGCCTGCACCAGCAGCACCTTCGGCACCGGTGAATTGATCCGCGCCGCGCTGGATGCCGGGGCGCAACGGGTGATTCTGGCGATCGGCGGCAGCGCCACCAACGACGGCGGCGCCGGAGCGATGCAGGCTTTGGGGGTGAAACTGCTGGACGCTCAGGGCCAAACCCTGGCGCCGGGTGGTCTGGCGCTGGCGCAATTGGCCCGTCTCGATCCGAGCGACATCGACCCGCGTCTGGCCGAGGTGCGTTTCGACATCGCCGCCGACGTCAATAATCCGCTGTGCGGCCCGCACGGTGCGTCAGCGATTTTCGGCCCGCAGAAAGGCGCGTCGCCCGAGCAAGTCCAGCAACTGGACTACGCCCTCGGGCACTTTGCCGAGCTCTGCGCGCAAGCTCTGGTCAAGGACGTGCGCGATGAGCCGGGCAGCGGTGCGGCGGGCGGCCTGGGGTTTGCCGCGAAGGCGTTTCTCGGCGCGCAATTCCAGGCCGGTGTAGACGTGGTCGCCGAACTGGTGGGGCTGGCCGAGGCGGTTAAAGGCGCCGACCTGGTGATCACCGGCGAAGGCCGTTTCGATGCCCAGACATTGCGCGGCAAAACCCCGTTTGGCGTGGCGCGCATTGCACGCCAGCACGGCGTGCCGGTCATCGTCATGGCCGGCACCTTGGGCGAGGGGTATCAGGCCTTGTACGCGCATGGCATCGATGCGGCTTTTGCATTGGCAAGCGGACCGATGACCCTGGAACAGGCCTGCGCCGAGGCGCCGCGATTGCTGCGTGAGCGCGCCAGTGATATCGCGCGGGTGTGGCGGGTGGCGGCCCGCAAGGCCTGACCCAATCCTCAGCAGAAAGAAATCCCTGTGGCGAGGGAGCTTGCTCCCGCTCGGTTGCGCAGCAGCCGTAAATTTTTTGGGGCCGCTGCGCAGCCCAGCGGGAGCAAGCGCCCTCGCCACAAAGGCTACTGCGCAAAGCCGACCTGCGCGCAACATCTGTTTCACCGCTGAAACACTCTGCCGCCCTTGAAAAATATTTCTCCAGCCCCCTGCAACAATCCTAAACCCCGGCCGATACAACCAATAGGCGCACACAAACCTATTAAAACAGTGGCG from Pseudomonas sp. GGS8 harbors:
- a CDS encoding glycerate kinase, with product MKIVIAPDSFKDSLSAQGVADAIAQGLAQVWPDAQLLKCPMADGGEGTVESILAACDGELRRTRVRGPLGATVDAAWGWLAQSHTAIIEMAEASGLQLVPLNLRDACTSSTFGTGELIRAALDAGAQRVILAIGGSATNDGGAGAMQALGVKLLDAQGQTLAPGGLALAQLARLDPSDIDPRLAEVRFDIAADVNNPLCGPHGASAIFGPQKGASPEQVQQLDYALGHFAELCAQALVKDVRDEPGSGAAGGLGFAAKAFLGAQFQAGVDVVAELVGLAEAVKGADLVITGEGRFDAQTLRGKTPFGVARIARQHGVPVIVMAGTLGEGYQALYAHGIDAAFALASGPMTLEQACAEAPRLLRERASDIARVWRVAARKA
- a CDS encoding sugar diacid recognition domain-containing protein, whose product is MFELDHDLAQDIVDRAMAILPYNVNVMDSQGLILGSGEPERINTRHEGAQLVLANGRVVEIDAQTAIHLKGVQPGINLPLLLDQRLIGVLGITGEPEQLRTYAELVRMTAEMLVGQRNQQAEQQWRRQRCDDLLALLLSEAGDSPRLLDEAQQLGLKPQLTRVPYLFELGMEHGPSQTVDALSAWLMSRYPDSWCVSSAKSSLLWCRPALPAVDNERLLEKLDGLGWNILRIAVGGQADGLSGLRRCYRRVGDLLAYGRDVLPHSRLLMLNRYRLPVMLWRHRDDDALDELLQPLRKVIAKDGNGQLLATLRSWCEHDGQSQACADALGIHRNSLRYRMERIAELSGVDPLRLDGMLALYLGVQLLPQTD